Proteins encoded by one window of Phytohabitans houttuyneae:
- a CDS encoding ABC transporter substrate-binding protein yields MRTIGMRAIGCLAAAVLLAASGCSGDSGESQVQDQKVEINIFWWGGEKRAQITEKALALYTSRHPKVTFKTHWQGNQGYYDNLATQAAGPDGPDLFQIDDNYLTEYADRKVTLDLTPYVTSGALEIGKLPDSLAKYGQVGGRQVGVASAENTPAMVYNRTLVRSLNLPEPTVGMTYDQLFEWATQITEATNGRVAGTMDPSADYKALWLWLRGQGKELYSGKQIGFTAADLTTWFEMWQTARDTGAAPAPAVIKEANGGDVTKQLVATGRAATSFMWSNQLPELQGNTKDELALVSYPGDPKGQWARASMYWSAFRGTRHPDVVVDVMNFLVNDPEAGKILGTERGLSPNTDVRKVVGDSLTDPTARATIDFENAITPRFGAAPAPPPKGHAKIRSMLTAAAESVQLGRRSPKQAAEQFLNQANGTLAT; encoded by the coding sequence GTGCGGACTATCGGGATGCGCGCGATCGGGTGCCTGGCCGCGGCGGTGTTGCTCGCGGCGAGCGGGTGCAGCGGTGACTCCGGCGAAAGCCAGGTCCAAGATCAGAAGGTCGAGATCAACATCTTCTGGTGGGGCGGCGAAAAGCGGGCCCAGATCACGGAGAAGGCGCTCGCCCTCTACACCTCCCGGCATCCCAAGGTCACGTTCAAGACGCACTGGCAGGGCAACCAGGGGTATTACGACAACCTGGCCACCCAGGCCGCCGGGCCGGACGGGCCCGACCTCTTCCAGATCGACGACAACTACCTGACCGAGTACGCCGACCGGAAGGTCACCCTCGACCTCACGCCGTACGTGACGAGCGGCGCGCTCGAGATCGGCAAACTCCCCGACAGCCTCGCCAAGTACGGGCAGGTCGGCGGCCGGCAGGTGGGCGTCGCGAGCGCCGAGAACACGCCGGCGATGGTCTACAACCGCACGCTGGTACGCAGCCTCAACCTCCCCGAGCCCACGGTCGGCATGACGTACGACCAGCTCTTCGAGTGGGCCACGCAGATCACCGAGGCCACCAACGGCCGCGTGGCCGGCACGATGGACCCGTCCGCCGACTACAAGGCGCTGTGGCTGTGGCTGCGCGGGCAGGGCAAGGAGCTGTACTCGGGCAAGCAGATAGGCTTTACCGCCGCCGACCTGACCACCTGGTTCGAGATGTGGCAGACCGCGCGCGACACCGGGGCCGCACCCGCCCCGGCGGTGATCAAGGAGGCCAACGGCGGCGACGTGACCAAACAGCTGGTCGCGACCGGCCGCGCGGCGACGAGCTTCATGTGGTCCAACCAGCTGCCCGAGCTGCAGGGCAACACGAAGGACGAGCTGGCCCTCGTGTCGTACCCCGGCGACCCGAAGGGTCAGTGGGCGCGCGCTTCGATGTACTGGTCCGCGTTCCGCGGCACGCGCCACCCCGATGTGGTCGTCGACGTGATGAACTTCCTTGTCAACGACCCGGAGGCGGGCAAGATCCTGGGCACCGAGCGCGGTCTCAGCCCGAACACCGACGTCCGCAAGGTGGTCGGCGACTCGCTGACCGACCCCACCGCCCGCGCCACGATCGACTTCGAAAACGCCATCACCCCCCGCTTCGGCGCCGCGCCCGCGCCGCCGCCGAAGGGGCACGCGAAGATCCGCTCCAT
- a CDS encoding carbohydrate ABC transporter permease codes for MLVLIAILGIVLYPLVWMVGTSLKSQPEIASNTGLLPEEFTPRNYTDGWNHFDVSFARFFLNSTMVALLTVVGNAFSCLVAAYAFARLRFPMRGFWFAIMIGTLLLPQHVLTVPQYILFKQFGWVGGDWPYVPLLVPQFLATEAFFVFLMVQFMRGIPRELDEAAKIDGASPFGIFRYVILPLSRPALVTTAIFSFIWTWNEFFRQLVYLSDLKDYTLPVAMTLFIDSSGQSSIGPMFAMSVLSLLPVFLFFVAFQRMLVEGINTSGLKG; via the coding sequence ATGCTGGTGCTCATCGCGATTCTCGGCATCGTGCTCTACCCGCTTGTCTGGATGGTCGGCACGTCGCTCAAGTCGCAGCCCGAGATCGCGAGCAACACCGGCCTTCTGCCGGAGGAGTTCACGCCGCGCAACTACACCGACGGCTGGAACCACTTCGACGTCAGCTTCGCGCGGTTCTTCCTCAACAGCACGATGGTGGCGCTGCTGACCGTGGTCGGAAACGCCTTCTCCTGCCTCGTCGCCGCGTACGCCTTCGCGCGGCTGCGGTTTCCGATGCGCGGCTTCTGGTTCGCCATCATGATCGGCACGCTGCTGCTGCCGCAGCACGTGCTGACCGTGCCGCAGTACATACTGTTCAAGCAGTTCGGCTGGGTGGGCGGCGACTGGCCGTACGTGCCGCTGCTGGTGCCGCAGTTCCTCGCCACCGAGGCGTTCTTCGTCTTCCTGATGGTCCAGTTCATGCGCGGCATCCCGCGCGAGCTCGACGAGGCGGCGAAGATCGACGGCGCGAGCCCCTTCGGCATCTTCCGCTACGTGATCCTGCCGCTCAGCCGCCCGGCACTCGTCACCACCGCCATCTTCTCGTTCATCTGGACCTGGAACGAGTTCTTCCGGCAGCTGGTGTACCTGTCCGACCTGAAGGACTACACGCTGCCGGTGGCGATGACGCTGTTCATCGACTCCAGCGGGCAGAGCTCGATCGGGCCGATGTTCGCGATGTCGGTGCTGTCGCTACTGCCGGTGTTCCTGTTCTTCGTCGCCTTCCAGCGCATGCTGGTCGAGGGCATCAACACGAGCGGCCTCAAGGGTTAA